From a single Gimesia fumaroli genomic region:
- a CDS encoding ATP-dependent helicase, whose translation MDFQQVLTPPQYAAVSHHQGPLLVLAGPGSGKTRVITHRIASLIHAGIPQHQILGITFTNKASDEMGERVRQLIPDSRVEISTFHKFCVRILRRYGNVVGLDSNFSIFDTTDQHQLIRYVLNELDIDTVAYNPSTIASMISRAKNDLITAERFVEAFQESIGDHLQAVAARVYPVYQKLLLESNAVDFDDLLLHVASLLKGSPELRATLDERYQYILVDEYQDTNLAQYQIVMGLSLNTRNLCVTGDPDQSIYGWRGAKIENILQFERDFPDCKTIRLEQNFRSTKAILRVADDLISHNQRRKPKTLFTENQEGTPVELLCFSDERQEANEIALHIRNTVDRGDYDFTDFAVFYRVNSLSRELELALARHKIPYQLAGSVAFYERTEVKDLLSYLKLINNPDDRVAFSRIVNKPLRGIGKATQNKLIRWAEEKGFSLLEAAHQAKDCPALSKRASNMVARFAKMISGFSMADSGSVAHLMEAVIDSTRLIDSWKESPDEEDQQRISNVNELLSTARKYDEIFGEETNLEGFLEASTLASATDQLDSNAGRVTLMTLHAAKGLEYPVVFIVGVEQNLIPHERVLREEFRDGLEEERRLFFVGITRAEQCLYLTQTRERSLRGRPWRTITSDFLKEIDVDVKDQTDNMFETKSHFDEFVESIKRGEVDTEALKAATPKRPLLMTGADLLKQTPEAADIPQGFSVGMRVRHPRYGVGTVMGISGYARKRTVDVLFDDADESQTFRVAHCPLQPLGLR comes from the coding sequence TTGGATTTTCAGCAGGTCCTGACGCCTCCGCAGTATGCGGCGGTCTCACATCATCAAGGCCCCTTACTGGTCCTGGCTGGTCCCGGCTCCGGGAAAACACGTGTGATTACCCACCGGATTGCCTCGCTGATTCACGCTGGGATTCCTCAACATCAAATATTAGGGATTACCTTCACTAATAAAGCTTCGGACGAAATGGGCGAACGGGTACGGCAGTTGATTCCGGACTCACGTGTGGAAATTTCGACCTTTCACAAATTTTGTGTGCGGATTCTGCGACGCTATGGGAACGTCGTCGGCCTGGACAGCAACTTCTCGATTTTTGATACAACGGACCAGCATCAATTAATTCGTTATGTTCTGAATGAATTAGATATTGATACCGTCGCCTATAATCCGTCAACCATCGCCTCCATGATCAGCCGTGCTAAGAATGACCTGATCACAGCAGAACGATTTGTCGAAGCGTTTCAGGAATCGATCGGCGATCATCTGCAGGCTGTCGCGGCACGCGTCTATCCGGTTTACCAAAAGCTGTTACTCGAATCGAATGCCGTCGACTTTGACGATTTGTTATTGCACGTCGCCAGCCTTCTGAAAGGGTCGCCTGAACTCCGGGCAACGCTTGATGAGCGCTATCAATATATTCTCGTCGATGAATATCAGGACACGAACCTGGCGCAGTATCAGATTGTGATGGGGCTCTCTTTAAACACCCGCAATCTCTGTGTGACCGGCGATCCCGACCAGTCGATCTACGGCTGGCGTGGTGCCAAAATTGAAAATATTTTGCAGTTTGAACGTGATTTCCCGGACTGTAAAACGATTCGCCTGGAACAGAACTTTCGCAGCACGAAAGCCATCTTGAGAGTCGCCGACGATCTGATTTCACATAATCAGAGGCGTAAACCGAAAACCCTGTTTACCGAAAATCAAGAAGGCACGCCCGTTGAATTGCTCTGCTTCAGCGACGAACGGCAGGAAGCCAACGAGATTGCCCTCCATATTCGAAACACCGTCGATCGAGGCGATTATGATTTCACCGATTTCGCTGTTTTCTACCGTGTGAATTCGCTTTCCCGAGAACTGGAGCTAGCTCTGGCACGCCATAAAATTCCGTATCAACTCGCCGGTAGTGTGGCCTTTTACGAGCGGACCGAAGTCAAAGACCTGCTGTCGTATCTGAAATTAATCAACAATCCTGACGACCGCGTCGCGTTTTCCCGGATTGTGAATAAACCACTAAGGGGCATCGGCAAAGCCACTCAGAACAAACTGATTCGCTGGGCGGAAGAAAAAGGCTTCAGCCTGCTGGAAGCCGCGCATCAGGCGAAAGACTGCCCTGCGCTTTCCAAGCGTGCCTCGAATATGGTCGCCCGTTTTGCAAAAATGATCTCCGGTTTTTCAATGGCTGACTCCGGTTCGGTGGCGCATTTAATGGAAGCCGTCATCGACAGCACGCGCCTGATCGACAGCTGGAAAGAAAGTCCCGATGAAGAAGACCAGCAACGTATCTCCAACGTGAATGAGTTACTCTCAACGGCACGAAAGTATGACGAGATCTTCGGCGAAGAAACGAATCTGGAAGGCTTTCTGGAAGCCAGTACTCTGGCGAGTGCTACCGACCAGTTAGACTCGAATGCCGGGCGCGTCACGCTCATGACATTGCACGCAGCCAAAGGTCTGGAATACCCGGTTGTCTTTATTGTGGGAGTGGAACAAAATCTGATTCCCCACGAACGCGTATTGCGCGAAGAATTTCGCGATGGCCTGGAAGAAGAGCGGCGGCTGTTTTTCGTCGGCATCACTCGGGCAGAACAATGCCTGTACTTAACGCAAACGCGCGAGCGTTCTCTCAGAGGCCGTCCCTGGAGAACCATTACCAGCGATTTCCTGAAAGAGATCGACGTCGATGTCAAAGATCAGACGGACAATATGTTTGAAACGAAATCTCACTTTGATGAATTTGTCGAGTCCATCAAACGCGGCGAAGTCGATACCGAAGCATTAAAAGCAGCGACCCCCAAGCGCCCACTGTTGATGACGGGGGCCGACCTGTTGAAACAGACGCCGGAGGCCGCCGACATCCCACAAGGGTTTTCTGTGGGAATGCGCGTCAGGCATCCGCGTTATGGTGTGGGCACCGTCATGGGAATCAGCGGCTACGCCCGCAAGCGCACAGTCGATGTGCTGTTTGATGATGCCGATGAAAGCCAGACCTTCCGCGTCGCCCACTGCCCCCTACAACCGTTGGGACTGCGATAA
- a CDS encoding DNA gyrase/topoisomerase IV subunit B, which yields MATAAKSSNAKNYSAKDIEVLEGLEAVRRRPSMYIGGVDIRGLHHLLWEVVDNSVDEYLAKEADTIVVTLHKDGASCSVKDNGRGIPVDKHPKTKKSALELILTTLHAGGKFSDKNYARSGGLHGVGSSVVNALSSEMMATVVRDGHQYVQRYKKGKPTTPVKKVKPFRGHGTEIYFRPDDDIFRRVHFNADTIRQHLEDVAFIHGGLKITFRDEVKKETHELSHPEGIRGYLEKLTQEQQKKPVHEQLFFAEKEDKNIRVEMVMRWTDATDEQVRSYVNGIRTHAGGTHESGLRSGIAKAVKNYMDVHNIKHKGLSISTDDIREGVLCLISVFHSDPMFQGQTKEKLNNPEVSSFVEGIVRPLLETWLNNNPSIADAVVGRIVLAARARAASRDAQKEVRRKTVTNRKSTLPGKLLDCRSNKPEESELFLVEGLSAGGTAAMGRDSRIQAVLPLRGKVLNTESLAISKIMGNQEIKDLVETLGTGIGPNFEIMNLRYNRIILLMDADSDGYHISTLLLTFFFRHMRELIRQGKLFLAQPPLYCIKVGNEKHYAQDDVQKEEIVESLGANRKYEIGRFKGLGEMTASELKETTLDPKHRVLLKVDIDSQLEADTTFAQLFGKDASLRYDLIMQEAIEADDIDY from the coding sequence ATGGCAACTGCAGCAAAATCTTCTAACGCAAAAAACTACTCCGCCAAAGACATCGAAGTCCTGGAAGGACTGGAAGCGGTCCGCAGACGCCCCTCTATGTATATTGGGGGAGTTGATATCCGCGGCCTGCACCATCTGCTCTGGGAGGTCGTTGATAACTCGGTCGATGAATACCTGGCGAAGGAAGCCGATACCATTGTAGTCACGCTGCATAAAGATGGTGCCTCGTGCAGTGTGAAAGATAACGGACGCGGGATTCCCGTTGATAAGCATCCTAAAACCAAAAAGTCCGCACTGGAACTGATTCTGACCACGCTGCATGCAGGTGGAAAGTTTTCCGACAAAAACTACGCGCGCAGCGGCGGTTTGCATGGTGTAGGTTCTTCTGTCGTGAATGCGCTCTCGTCTGAGATGATGGCTACAGTCGTCCGCGACGGGCATCAATACGTACAGCGTTATAAAAAAGGGAAGCCGACGACGCCCGTCAAAAAAGTCAAACCGTTCCGTGGACATGGCACCGAAATTTACTTCCGCCCGGATGACGATATTTTTCGGCGGGTCCATTTCAATGCCGATACCATCCGGCAACATCTGGAAGATGTTGCGTTTATTCACGGCGGATTGAAGATCACGTTTCGGGATGAGGTTAAAAAAGAGACGCATGAATTGTCTCATCCGGAAGGGATTCGCGGCTACCTGGAAAAGCTGACACAGGAACAACAGAAAAAACCGGTTCACGAACAACTGTTTTTTGCGGAGAAGGAAGATAAGAATATCCGCGTTGAGATGGTGATGCGCTGGACTGATGCGACCGATGAGCAGGTTCGCAGTTATGTCAACGGGATTCGGACTCATGCCGGGGGAACCCACGAGAGTGGTCTACGTTCCGGAATCGCCAAGGCTGTCAAGAATTATATGGACGTGCATAACATCAAGCACAAAGGCCTTTCGATTTCCACGGATGATATCCGCGAAGGTGTGCTGTGTTTGATTTCGGTCTTTCATAGCGACCCGATGTTCCAGGGACAGACCAAAGAAAAATTGAACAACCCCGAAGTCAGCAGCTTTGTGGAAGGCATTGTGCGTCCGCTATTGGAAACCTGGCTGAATAACAACCCGAGTATTGCCGATGCGGTGGTCGGTCGGATTGTATTAGCGGCCCGAGCCCGCGCAGCCAGTCGCGATGCACAGAAAGAAGTCCGCCGAAAAACGGTCACGAACCGAAAATCAACCCTGCCGGGCAAGCTGCTGGATTGTCGTTCCAACAAGCCGGAAGAATCCGAGTTGTTCCTGGTAGAAGGTCTGTCAGCTGGCGGCACGGCGGCGATGGGCCGCGATAGCCGTATTCAGGCAGTATTGCCGCTCCGCGGAAAAGTATTGAATACTGAATCGTTGGCGATTTCTAAAATCATGGGGAACCAGGAAATCAAAGATCTGGTGGAAACGCTGGGAACAGGTATCGGCCCCAACTTTGAAATTATGAATCTGCGTTACAACCGCATCATCCTGCTGATGGATGCCGACAGTGACGGCTATCACATCAGTACGCTACTGCTCACGTTTTTCTTCCGGCATATGCGGGAACTGATTCGTCAGGGCAAACTCTTTCTGGCCCAGCCTCCTTTGTATTGCATTAAGGTCGGTAACGAAAAACATTATGCCCAGGACGATGTTCAGAAAGAAGAAATCGTAGAATCGCTGGGTGCCAATCGGAAGTATGAAATTGGTCGCTTCAAAGGTCTGGGTGAGATGACGGCCAGTGAATTGAAAGAAACCACGCTGGACCCTAAGCACCGTGTGCTGTTGAAGGTTGATATCGACAGCCAGCTGGAAGCAGATACCACATTCGCCCAGTTATTTGGAAAAGATGCCAGCCTGCGTTACGACTTGATTATGCAGGAAGCCATCGAAGCAGACGACATCGATTATTGA
- a CDS encoding DNA gyrase/topoisomerase IV subunit A, translating to MAKRKSANKGKASKTNGQAVTETDRIEYVPISEETRRRYLNYAMSVITSRALPDVRDGLKPVQRRILYVMYHDLRLMANAKPRKCAKICGDTTGNYHPHGDASVYDALVRLAQDFNLRSPLINGQGNFGSIMGLPAAAARYTEARLTGIAEHLMNELRYHTVEMRPNYDGTRDEPVVLPARFPNLLVNGVHGIAVGMATNIPPHNLGEVIKACTHLIHNKDATVAQLMRYIKGPDFPLGGRIVTDKRSLTTVYKEGRGPIKVRGEWKPESDKRTKGAKRLIVYSVPFGVETGSLLSEIGGIVESRKLPQLVDVADETDEKNGLKIVLEIKPDADPETVMAFLYKHTHLEQNFSVNLTCLVPDESDVMVPQRCDLRELLQYFLDFRFISVRRRFEYQLEQLERRIHILEGFAIIFNDLDKALKLIRASSGKQDAAKKLMANFPLDEIQTMAILELQLYRISKLEINTIREELEEKQAEANRIRRILASDKRLWKVVEKELTELAAEFPEKRQTKLGSSEEITEFDPQAYIVRENTNVVVTREGWIKRVGRLKTKGETRELDKTRTREGDSVLDVAAGSTLDHVVFFSSDGVAYTLPIEQVPVSSGYGEPLSKHARMGDGAQLVAAITTDSRFTPEDKATRKKPIPTPHVLIVTEKGQIMRISFSLFRTASTKAGRKYCRLGKDDRVVYAGLVEDADTMFIATKDARVLHCEIEEAALLSNPGKGVKGIKLEKGDQVMGALQLTRPSDCLRVINTGGKKMTFGQMKYGVTSRGGKGVKTSQRSGFAEILYPPIEVVDWDELGDDEG from the coding sequence TTGGCTAAGCGAAAATCAGCCAATAAAGGCAAGGCCAGTAAGACTAATGGGCAAGCAGTCACGGAAACGGATCGTATTGAATACGTTCCCATCAGCGAAGAAACGCGAAGGCGCTACCTCAACTATGCGATGTCTGTTATCACATCACGTGCCCTGCCCGACGTCAGAGATGGCCTGAAGCCGGTACAGCGACGTATTTTATATGTGATGTATCATGACCTGCGTTTAATGGCCAATGCCAAGCCACGTAAGTGTGCGAAAATCTGCGGTGATACCACGGGTAATTACCATCCGCACGGCGATGCTTCAGTTTATGACGCGTTAGTCCGGCTGGCGCAGGACTTTAACCTGAGAAGCCCACTGATTAATGGTCAGGGGAATTTTGGTTCGATCATGGGTCTGCCCGCGGCAGCAGCCCGGTATACAGAAGCACGGCTGACGGGAATCGCCGAACATCTGATGAATGAGCTGCGCTATCACACCGTGGAGATGCGGCCTAATTACGATGGAACCCGTGATGAGCCGGTCGTCCTGCCTGCCCGGTTTCCGAACCTGCTGGTGAATGGAGTCCACGGGATTGCCGTCGGAATGGCGACAAATATTCCGCCCCATAATCTGGGTGAAGTCATCAAAGCCTGTACCCATTTGATCCACAACAAAGACGCCACCGTCGCCCAGTTAATGAGATACATTAAAGGGCCGGACTTCCCTCTGGGAGGCCGAATTGTGACTGACAAACGGTCTTTGACAACCGTGTATAAGGAAGGGCGTGGCCCGATTAAAGTTCGGGGAGAGTGGAAACCCGAATCGGATAAGCGGACAAAAGGCGCGAAACGACTGATTGTATATTCGGTCCCGTTTGGGGTCGAAACAGGATCGCTGCTGTCGGAAATTGGCGGCATTGTCGAATCACGAAAGCTTCCCCAACTGGTTGATGTGGCGGATGAGACTGATGAAAAAAATGGTCTGAAAATTGTTCTGGAAATCAAGCCGGACGCCGACCCCGAAACCGTGATGGCCTTTTTGTATAAGCACACACACCTGGAGCAGAACTTCTCAGTCAACCTGACCTGCCTGGTGCCCGATGAATCGGATGTGATGGTTCCGCAGCGCTGCGATTTGCGAGAACTGCTGCAATACTTCCTGGATTTTCGCTTTATCTCGGTCCGTCGCCGATTTGAATATCAACTGGAACAGCTGGAGCGGCGGATTCATATCCTCGAAGGGTTTGCGATTATCTTTAATGACCTGGACAAGGCATTAAAGTTAATCCGTGCCAGTAGTGGGAAACAGGATGCTGCCAAAAAATTAATGGCTAACTTCCCACTGGATGAAATTCAGACGATGGCGATTCTCGAGCTACAGCTATATCGCATTTCGAAGCTGGAAATTAATACGATTCGCGAAGAGCTGGAAGAAAAACAGGCGGAAGCGAATCGTATCCGCCGCATTCTGGCATCTGATAAACGACTCTGGAAAGTCGTGGAAAAAGAGCTGACCGAACTGGCGGCTGAATTCCCCGAGAAACGCCAGACGAAACTTGGTTCATCGGAAGAAATCACCGAATTCGATCCTCAGGCATATATTGTTCGCGAAAATACCAATGTCGTCGTAACCCGTGAGGGCTGGATCAAACGTGTGGGACGATTAAAGACCAAAGGGGAAACTCGGGAACTCGACAAAACACGGACGCGTGAAGGAGACAGTGTCTTAGATGTCGCGGCGGGCAGCACGCTGGATCATGTTGTCTTTTTCTCAAGTGATGGGGTGGCATATACACTACCGATCGAGCAGGTGCCTGTTTCCTCCGGATACGGCGAACCGCTTTCCAAGCATGCCCGGATGGGTGACGGGGCGCAGCTGGTCGCCGCCATCACAACGGACAGCCGCTTCACACCCGAAGATAAAGCGACTCGCAAAAAACCAATTCCCACGCCCCATGTGTTGATCGTGACAGAAAAAGGGCAGATCATGCGGATTTCCTTCAGTCTGTTCCGCACAGCTTCTACCAAAGCAGGTCGCAAATACTGTCGTCTGGGGAAAGATGATCGTGTCGTCTATGCCGGCCTGGTCGAAGATGCCGACACCATGTTTATCGCCACGAAAGATGCCCGAGTGCTGCATTGTGAAATTGAAGAGGCGGCTCTGCTTTCAAATCCCGGGAAAGGGGTCAAAGGCATCAAACTGGAAAAAGGGGACCAGGTCATGGGCGCGCTGCAATTAACGCGTCCGAGTGACTGCCTGCGGGTGATTAACACGGGTGGTAAGAAAATGACATTTGGACAAATGAAATACGGCGTGACGTCGCGTGGCGGGAAAGGCGTTAAAACCAGTCAGAGAAGTGGTTTTGCCGAAATTCTGTATCCCCCGATTGAAGTAGTGGATTGGGACGAATTGGGAGACGATGAAGGTTAG
- a CDS encoding carboxypeptidase regulatory-like domain-containing protein: MKYVLSPLRRNAILLVFLSLPLMVTAAEPASQKKTKSETEDNVVLSGVVVDEQDQPAEGVKVFVEWQYPEQDRAETKTDKQGRFTLRVSAQSVRHQAVQAVVNSPPQMAQHALPWVIKGKDPSLGKLRLQLQPAQRVELHVVDATGKPIADAKTGIMGDYRIWGTRETDSKGQVVYHVPHDVKIKYVFALSDRHGADYKAYVLPRGQSGDKITRPPALPDHSVQLKLEGAQPLRVQLKEPDGTPIAGVNVSPWYIKKPDQPQDLNLSYFYKLIQQTTDAEGNVVFGWIPRWHQTPLTIWPRDQEHVHQRGSYDPKTGEGTLTIKLEKLVPISGKITLPDGSPAKGISVSASGEGYQFDSFRKSAHTDEQGRYVIKAAPNQVYLVVVNDKKWASAPHTGFALWPDKPIENLDFQLRPATRLFGRVTVGSQNEPVKGQRIHVYQYGQDANNMQGVKLPNPENSNKWVQPITVHSTSTDENGKFELSVGDGKFDIRGPAQIAVQRTNTVQKFEIAGESEKEFNFHAVRPEKGILEGTIVAGNPPQPVPDAEVTGIYRASLAGGDMKATTDKSGKFKVERELHRTVIYARSQDKKLAGVVEIGPDDKTVTVSLRPLGTASGQLVDAKTKQPMQEREISYGVKVHLGNNNAPWRTSFGGKTTTDQEGRFEISNLVLGQKYDINLVIRPKDNPNRISWRSVETVKAEESQPIDLGVLEVKPPPKPYKPPTLEERIAKAFNVEGTPLERFAKSKRDAKITMQHLLILFGDPQSEAVKQFMTLRYQDQDVRKELYSFLVMAVDTSADKRDAAQELAKTLGKNLDGVHADFSLVITDEQGKPIANADAGSLSTDGKINKEKILALLKAHTVPTLDAQELLATALKQAKKENKRIIIQETATWCGPCRLLSRFLVKERELWERDYLWIKIDHRWTGSREMMKTMRAGAQGGIPWWAILDQDGKVLVTSNDEEGTNIGFPGEQSGHEHFRSMLEKTAIRLTPMDINTLVESLKQNE; encoded by the coding sequence ATGAAGTACGTCCTTTCGCCACTGCGCCGGAATGCAATATTGCTTGTGTTTCTGTCTCTCCCTCTCATGGTAACTGCAGCTGAGCCTGCCTCGCAGAAGAAGACAAAGTCGGAAACTGAAGACAATGTTGTCTTGAGCGGAGTCGTCGTAGATGAACAGGACCAACCGGCGGAAGGAGTCAAGGTCTTCGTCGAATGGCAGTACCCGGAACAGGATCGGGCCGAAACCAAAACCGACAAGCAGGGACGCTTCACATTGCGCGTATCCGCTCAAAGTGTACGGCATCAAGCGGTCCAGGCAGTTGTGAATTCACCACCGCAAATGGCACAGCATGCGCTACCCTGGGTCATCAAGGGCAAAGATCCTTCTCTGGGAAAATTGCGATTGCAATTACAGCCAGCGCAACGCGTGGAGCTGCACGTTGTCGATGCCACAGGCAAACCGATCGCTGATGCCAAAACAGGCATCATGGGCGATTATCGGATTTGGGGTACGCGTGAAACCGATAGCAAAGGCCAAGTTGTCTATCATGTGCCTCATGATGTGAAAATTAAATATGTGTTCGCGCTCAGCGATAGGCATGGTGCGGATTACAAAGCCTACGTCTTACCCCGTGGTCAGTCCGGAGACAAAATCACCAGGCCACCCGCGTTGCCCGATCATTCCGTTCAATTGAAACTGGAGGGAGCCCAACCTCTGAGAGTACAACTGAAAGAGCCAGACGGCACGCCAATCGCAGGCGTCAATGTCTCTCCCTGGTACATCAAGAAGCCAGATCAACCACAGGATCTGAATCTCTCTTATTTCTACAAATTGATCCAGCAAACAACGGATGCAGAAGGTAATGTCGTCTTTGGATGGATTCCTCGCTGGCATCAAACTCCCCTTACCATCTGGCCTCGCGATCAAGAGCACGTCCATCAACGCGGGTCGTATGATCCGAAAACAGGGGAGGGCACGCTGACCATCAAGCTGGAAAAGCTGGTCCCGATTTCAGGGAAAATAACACTCCCCGATGGTTCACCGGCAAAAGGGATCTCTGTCTCTGCCTCTGGTGAAGGGTATCAGTTTGACTCGTTTCGAAAATCGGCGCACACTGATGAGCAAGGCCGTTATGTCATCAAGGCGGCTCCCAATCAGGTTTATCTCGTTGTGGTGAATGACAAGAAATGGGCGTCCGCTCCGCACACCGGATTTGCGCTCTGGCCAGACAAGCCGATCGAAAACCTGGATTTCCAGCTCCGCCCCGCGACCCGTTTATTTGGTCGTGTCACCGTCGGTTCCCAGAATGAACCGGTCAAAGGTCAGCGAATTCATGTCTATCAGTACGGTCAGGATGCCAACAATATGCAGGGTGTAAAGCTGCCCAATCCGGAAAACAGTAATAAATGGGTGCAGCCCATTACTGTGCATAGCACTTCAACCGATGAAAACGGGAAATTCGAATTGTCTGTCGGTGATGGGAAGTTTGATATTCGCGGCCCCGCACAGATCGCGGTTCAGAGAACAAACACCGTCCAGAAATTTGAAATCGCCGGCGAATCGGAAAAGGAGTTTAACTTCCATGCCGTCCGACCGGAGAAAGGAATTCTGGAAGGAACCATCGTCGCAGGTAACCCGCCTCAGCCGGTTCCGGATGCCGAGGTCACCGGAATCTATCGCGCCAGCCTGGCAGGGGGTGATATGAAGGCAACAACAGACAAATCAGGTAAGTTTAAAGTCGAACGCGAACTGCATCGCACCGTGATTTACGCGCGCAGTCAGGATAAAAAACTGGCGGGTGTCGTCGAGATCGGCCCCGATGATAAAACCGTCACGGTGTCACTTCGTCCGCTGGGAACTGCTTCCGGCCAGCTCGTCGATGCGAAAACAAAACAGCCGATGCAGGAGCGTGAAATCAGCTACGGCGTCAAAGTGCATCTTGGCAATAATAACGCACCCTGGCGAACCAGTTTTGGCGGAAAGACCACCACTGATCAAGAGGGACGATTTGAAATCTCTAATCTGGTTCTGGGACAGAAATATGACATCAATCTGGTAATTCGCCCGAAAGATAATCCCAACAGAATCAGTTGGCGGTCTGTTGAAACGGTGAAAGCGGAAGAGAGTCAGCCGATCGACCTCGGCGTTCTGGAAGTCAAACCTCCTCCCAAGCCCTATAAGCCACCGACACTGGAAGAACGCATTGCCAAAGCATTCAACGTAGAAGGCACGCCCCTCGAACGGTTTGCAAAGTCAAAGCGGGACGCCAAAATCACCATGCAGCATCTACTGATTCTGTTTGGCGATCCCCAAAGCGAAGCAGTCAAGCAATTTATGACCCTGCGTTATCAGGATCAGGACGTTCGTAAGGAGCTGTATTCGTTCCTCGTGATGGCCGTCGATACGTCTGCCGACAAACGCGACGCTGCGCAGGAACTGGCTAAAACACTGGGAAAAAATCTCGACGGGGTCCATGCCGACTTCTCTCTGGTCATCACCGACGAACAGGGCAAACCCATCGCGAACGCCGATGCCGGTTCTCTATCAACAGACGGCAAGATCAACAAGGAGAAAATTCTCGCGCTATTGAAAGCACACACCGTACCAACACTCGATGCACAAGAGCTGCTCGCGACCGCGCTCAAACAAGCGAAAAAAGAAAACAAACGCATTATCATTCAGGAAACCGCAACCTGGTGCGGCCCTTGCCGACTGCTCTCCCGGTTTCTGGTCAAGGAACGCGAATTATGGGAACGCGACTATCTCTGGATTAAGATCGATCACCGCTGGACCGGTTCCCGCGAAATGATGAAAACCATGCGCGCTGGTGCCCAGGGGGGGATTCCCTGGTGGGCGATTTTAGACCAGGACGGCAAAGTGCTGGTGACCTCCAACGACGAGGAAGGCACGAACATTGGTTTTCCCGGCGAGCAAAGCGGCCACGAACATTTTCGTAGCATGCTGGAAAAAACGGCCATCCGTCTGACGCCGATGGACATCAACACGCTCGTCGAGTCTCTGAAACAGAATGAATAA
- a CDS encoding CoA transferase, with amino-acid sequence MQGTATQQQIFEEITAPLGVTFDSESPVKIIQQPGYIDSPVASHDFATAALAALGKATATIGQMRGLGSQAMHIDRRHAGLVLNSVAYHFQEGWQLDISPVHTPVNNFFATKDGRHVMYNGAYTHLREGILQFLNCVGEPEAIADATSHYAAQDLEDRLSALGLCTTIVRDREEWLSHPQGKAIAAAPVIELTKIADGPPEPFTEDASRPLEQIRVLEFARVLAGPTIGRSLAEQGADVIHGRHPYLDHIFPFEVETGWGKKAAYLDYQSERDRSLIFDLLESADVFIDGLRHGAMARAGYSVEELTRRKKNLIIVQLDCYGFQGPWAERRGWEQLAQSCTGLAKIHSANQPQLSLIPAYFNDYGTGLLGALGATAALIRRATEGGSWLVRVALAKTAMLATRYHNNVEEPVPITQEDLENYLVDQESRLGLLTRVAPAIQFERTPAFSARAGTAPGSDTLNLCWDTEPAPSQPLPHRPTEIFHQHQVHWKANQTL; translated from the coding sequence ATGCAGGGAACAGCGACACAACAGCAGATATTCGAAGAAATCACCGCACCGCTGGGCGTGACCTTTGATTCGGAGAGTCCGGTCAAAATCATTCAGCAGCCCGGCTATATCGATTCACCTGTGGCCTCGCATGATTTCGCGACCGCGGCGCTCGCTGCGCTTGGTAAGGCGACCGCGACCATCGGTCAAATGCGCGGGCTCGGCTCACAGGCAATGCACATCGACCGCCGCCATGCGGGACTGGTGCTGAATTCGGTCGCCTATCATTTTCAGGAAGGCTGGCAACTCGATATTTCGCCCGTGCATACACCCGTAAATAACTTCTTTGCGACCAAAGACGGTCGGCACGTGATGTATAACGGGGCCTACACTCATCTGCGGGAAGGCATTCTACAGTTTTTGAATTGTGTGGGAGAACCGGAGGCGATTGCCGACGCGACATCACACTATGCTGCGCAGGATCTGGAAGACCGGCTTTCTGCGCTGGGGCTCTGCACGACCATTGTCCGTGATCGGGAAGAATGGCTGTCGCATCCGCAGGGGAAAGCGATCGCCGCCGCACCGGTGATTGAATTGACAAAAATTGCCGATGGTCCGCCCGAACCGTTTACGGAAGACGCATCGCGGCCCCTGGAACAGATTCGTGTGCTCGAATTTGCGCGGGTCCTGGCCGGGCCGACGATTGGTCGCAGTCTGGCGGAGCAGGGGGCCGACGTAATTCACGGCCGCCATCCTTATCTCGATCACATTTTTCCTTTTGAAGTTGAGACCGGCTGGGGGAAAAAGGCGGCTTACCTCGATTATCAATCTGAGCGGGATCGCAGTTTGATTTTCGACTTACTCGAATCAGCCGACGTCTTCATCGATGGACTGCGCCACGGTGCCATGGCGCGTGCGGGTTATTCCGTTGAAGAATTGACGCGACGAAAGAAAAATCTAATCATCGTGCAGCTTGACTGTTACGGATTTCAAGGCCCTTGGGCAGAGCGTCGCGGCTGGGAGCAACTCGCACAGAGTTGTACGGGACTGGCGAAAATCCATAGCGCCAATCAACCGCAGCTCAGTTTGATTCCCGCTTATTTCAACGATTATGGGACCGGTTTGCTGGGAGCCCTTGGTGCGACAGCCGCCCTCATTCGTCGTGCGACCGAAGGGGGGAGTTGGCTGGTTCGTGTGGCGCTGGCCAAAACGGCGATGCTCGCGACCCGGTATCACAACAATGTTGAAGAACCCGTGCCGATTACACAGGAAGACCTGGAGAATTATCTCGTCGATCAGGAGAGCCGCCTGGGGCTGCTCACGCGGGTCGCACCGGCAATTCAGTTCGAACGCACTCCTGCATTCAGCGCTCGCGCAGGCACTGCTCCCGGCTCAGATACACTCAATTTATGTTGGGACACTGAACCGGCGCCCTCCCAGCCGCTGCCCCATCGACCTACCGAAATCTTCCACCAGCACCAGGTTCACTGGAAAGCCAATCAGACGTTGTGA